The following coding sequences are from one Microtus pennsylvanicus isolate mMicPen1 chromosome 1, mMicPen1.hap1, whole genome shotgun sequence window:
- the LOC142840926 gene encoding large ribosomal subunit protein eL28, with the protein MSAHLQWMVVRNCSSFLIKRNKQTYSTEPNNLKARNSFRYNGLIHRKTVGVEPAADGKGVVVVMKRRSGQRKPATSYVRTTINKNARATLSSIRHMIRKNKYRPDLRMAAIRRASAILRSQKPVVVKRKRTRPTKSS; encoded by the coding sequence ATGTCTGCGCATCTGCAATGGATGGTCGTTCGGAACTGCTCCAGTTTCCTGATCAAGAGGAATAAGCAGACATACAGCACCGAACCCAATAATCTGAAAGCCCGCAACTCCTTCCGCTACAACGGGCTGATTCACCGCAAGACAGTGGGAGTGGAGCCCGCAGCCGACGGCAAAGGGGTCGTGGTGGTCATGAAACGCAGATCCGGTCAGCGCAAACCAGCTACTTCTTACGTAAGGACCACCATCAACAAGAATGCACGGGCCACCCTGAGCAGCATCAGGCACATGATCCGAAAGAACAAGTACCGCCCTGATCTGCGCATGGCGGCCATCCGCAGGGCCAGTGCCATCCTACGAAGCCAGAAGCCTGTGGTGGTGAAGAGGAAACGGACCCGTCCCACCAAGAGCTCCTGA